Genomic window (Paraglaciecola psychrophila 170):
AGGAATCTGAAGAGGAATATTATGACAACTCGTAAAAAAGCAGAATCGCTCACCTTTGAACAATCTATGCTGGAACTAGAAGCACTAGTGACAAAAATGGAGCAAGGAGATTTGCCTCTGGAAGACGCATTACAAAATTTTGAGCGCGGTATTGTGCTAGCCAGACATAGCCAACAAAAATTAAAAGATGCAGAACAAAAAGTTCAAATTCTTACCACTAAAAATGGGCAGCAAACTTTAGACGTATTTGAACCTGATAATTAATGAATTTAAGCACCTTTCAACAAGCGAGCCGCGACAGGGTTAATTCAATCCTGAGTCAAGCCATCAATGCTTTACCTGAACATTCAGAAAAGCTTAAACAAGCTATGGAATACGCATTACTAATAGGTGGTAAACGAATGCGCCCCTTTTTAGTTTATGCCACAGGTAAAATGCTTTCCGTCCAAGAAAAAGATCTTGATGGTCCCGCAGCTGCGATAGAAGCAATCCATGCCTATTCACTTATCCATGATGACTTACCCGCTATGGATAATGATGACCTAAGACGGGGGCATCCAACCTGTCATATTCAATTTGATGAAGCCATTGCCATATTAGCTGGTGATGCCTTACAGACTTTGGCATTTGAAATATTGTGCGATTACCCGCTTTCAAATACACTGGGAATCAAACGTATTGAATTAGTCAAAATTATTAGTCAAGCAGCTGGTTACAATGGTATGTGCGGAGGCCAAGCGATGGACTTGGCTGCGACTGGCCAACATATCACCCAAAAACAGTTAGAAGACCTGCACGACAAAAAAACAGGTTCTCTGCTGAGTGCTTGTGTTGAGATGACTATCGCTTTGGCTGTAAATATCACCCCACAAAGTCGTCAACATTTAATGCGTTTTGCTAAAATTATAGGCTTGGCATTTCAAGTCCAGGACGATATTTTAGATGTGGTCAGCGACTCTACAGTGCTAGGAAAACCACAAGGTTCTGACCAAGCACAGAACAAAAGCACCTATCCTGCTATGCTAGGATTAGAACAAGCACAAGCTTACCTGGAAGATCTACATCAACAAGCGCTTCAAGCTTTGCGCGCTTTGCCTTACAATACCCAAATGTTGGTGTCTTTTACCGACTTTGTTATCCACCGTACTAACTAGATAAATATGTACAAGTGGCCAAATAAATAAACTTAATTAGTTGATACTCTTTAATGACCCTAGATATTGCTCACTACCCAATCCTCGCTCAAGCTGATACACCAGAACAGTTAAGAGAGTTATCACAAGATAAACTTAAGCAGCTAAGTACTGAATTACGTCAATACTTATTAACCAGCGTGAGCCAAAGTAGTGGACATTTTGCCTCGGGATTAGGCACGGTCGAGCTGACAGTTGCTTTGCATTATGTGTACAACACCCCTTTTGATCGCCTGTTATGGGATGTGGGCCATCAAGCCTACCCCCACAAAATTTTAACCGGTCGCCGTAAACGTATGCCGACCATCCGTAAAAAAGGTGGCTTACATCCTTTCCCATGGCCGCCAGAAAGCGAATATGACACCTTTGCTGTAGGCCATTCATCTACCTCTATTAGTGCCGCTTTAGGCATGGCAGTCGCGGCAGAAAAAGAAGCGCAAGGTAGAAAAGTGGTGGCAGTAATTGGTGATGGTGCCATGACCGCAGGCATGGCCTTTGAAGCATTGAACCATGGTGGAGATATCAGTAAAGATTTATTAGTGGTGTTAAATGACAATGAGATGTCGATATCAGAAAATGTCGGCGCCCTAAATAGTCACTTGGCCAGATTATTAACAGGTACTTTTTTTAACTCTATCCGCGATGGTGGTAAAAAATTACTGAGTAATGTTCCACCAATAAAGGAATTTGCCAGCCGTGCTGAAGAACATATCAAAGGCATGGTGGTTCCCGGTACTATTTTTGAAGAATTGGGATTTAAATATATCGGACCAATAGACGGTCATGACGTGAATGGCGTAGTGGACACGCTTCGTAATATGCGCAACATCAAAGGTCCACAAATTCTTCATGTAGTAACCAAAAAAGGCAAAGGGTACGAGTCAGCCGAACAAGATCCCATTAAGTTTCATGCAGTGCCTAAGTTCAATCCAAGTGATCAAGCTCTGCCCAAAGCAGCGCCCAGCAACCCAACTTTTTCAGCTATATTTGGTGATTGGTTATGCGATATGGCCGCACGGGATTCTAAATTAATGGCCGTCACACCCGCTATGCGTGAGGGTTCTGGCATGGTCAAATTTTCCCAGCAGTATCCATCACAATATTTTGATGTAGCAATTGCTGAACAACACGCAGTCACCTTTGCTGCGGGTCTTGCCAAAGAAGGTCTGAATGCGGTAGTAGCTATTTATTCCACCTTCTTGCAACGAGCCTACGACCAGCTTATTCATGATGTGGCAATACAAAACTTACCAGTTTTGTTTGCCATAGACCGCGCAGGACTTGTGGGCGCTGATGGCCCTACTCACCAAGGTGCGTTTGATATTGCATTTTTACGCTGTATCCCCAACATGGTGATCATGGTACCAGCCGATGAGAATGAATGCCGTCAGATGTTATTCACAGGGCACAAGCTACAAAAGCCTGCAGCTGTCAGATATCCAAGAGGATCAGCTACTGGTGTAGTGCCTGAGAAACAAATGACTGCCCTTGAGTTAGGAAAAAGTCGCACTATAAGAAACGGCGAGAAGGTCGCGATTCTTAACTTTGGTATTTTGTTGCCCTACGCCCAAGAAGCGGCAGAAAAAATCAATGCAACCATCATTGATATGCGTTTTGTTAAACCTTTAGATACCGACATTATTAACCAACTCGCAGCAACCCACGGTTTGTTTGTAAGCATTGAAGACGGCGCCATTATAGGCGGTGCAGGCAGTGCAGTAGCTGAATACTTAATGTCTTCCAAACATACCAGTAGACTATTGCAACTTGGCCTACCTGATGAATTTATTATGCAAGGTACCCAACAAGAGATGTATGTTGAACTAGGTTTAGATGCAGCGGGTATATTGGGTAGAATTGATGAGTTTTATAAATAATTATTATGCCTAGGTTTAGTATTAAATATTACTATTACGGATATTTCGTAACATAAAGCATGCGCTGACGCTTACTGGCATCCTTGCCATTTTTGACTCAGGTCCCTTCGAGCCAGTTACTCTTTTTTCTACAGCAAAAAAAGAGTAACCAGAAAAATAGCCGCTCGAGGGCAATACTCTTCATCCAACTATTACTTCAATTTAGCAGGTCGCGCTGAGCCGTTCCAGACGGCGCACCGCTCAATCGCCTGTCCCGCGCGGCGTCCGCATGGCGATTGCCCTACTAAATTGAAGTAATAGTCGGCGAGCCTTGAGTCGAGGGTAAGTCAAAAGCATCGGCTTTGCCGACTAAGAAGCCTTCTACCTATATTCTAATAGGGAGTTATGATGGCTGTCCCCCGCAAACCTAGTTATTCTAAAAAAAGTTAACTAGGAAGCGCTTTTAACTCAGCTCTGTCTTAATTAAAAGGATTCAAGCTTGTGCCATATTTTTGCTTTATCCACTTTACTTGTTTTTCAATCAATGAAGAAATTTCAGGGCTTCCGGGTAGCGGATAGTCTTCAGGGTTATACCTACCTAAGGTCGACTGCTTTAACAATAAAAACCTATGTTGCCAATAGCGATAATGGTGTTTTAAGGTTATCTGTAACCCCTGCTCATAGACAGTTTCGAACTCTTGGCTACCTATTATCTTTAGAAATCGCGCATAAAAATAAAGAGCTTACACATAATAAAATTTAATATGGCTTAAGTCTGGTAATGCTGATTGATAATGACTAAAGATTCTATCATGCAATTCGGTATTGCTATTTTCAGCAAGCAATTTATGCTCATATGAAAATGCATACATAAGCTTTTTTAAACCTCTAGTAAAAGGATTTACATTAACTAATTTGTCTATCAATTCATAACTTACATACACGTCGCGAGACTTAATATAGGTTAAAGTTACTCTTTGTATATGCTGATTTTCGTGCAGCCCTTGAATACCCTTATCTATCTGATTAATGTCTATAGCATCATGTAAATAACTTTGTGCCTCGAAGTAATCCTGATCTGCTTTAACTAAACTCAGAAATGGTTCAACATTCATTGCAATTTGAACTAACACTGAACCTACAACATGATATTTGTATGTATCAAACTCTAAATCGTGCAAAGCTCTGTTGAAAACATAGCCTTCCATTGAATATAAATGTTGTGCCTTATAGTAAACAATGAGTTCAAGCACTCGACCTCTTTTATACTTTCCATCAATAGCCATTTACCTTATTAGTCGGCAACGCCGATGCTCTTGATTTACCCTCGACTCAAAGCTCGCCAATTATAAGGTGAATTTAGTAGGGCAATTTGCAGGGACGCAAATTGAGTTTGCCATTGCCGGGAGCAAGTGCAAACGACCTGCGAAATTTGCCTAATAATTGGAAGAAGAGCATTGCCATCGAGCGGCTTTTTTTGCCTACTTTTTTTAGCTGCAGCAAAAAAGTAGGTTGGACGAAGGGATTCATTTTAAAAATGGCATGGGTGCCAGTGTACCGCAAGGCACATGCTTTAAATATCAATATTAACAGGCCTCATAATTAGCAGGACACACAGGTTAAATTAACAGGAGGTGACTAAAATTCGCAGGTCAGTTTAGGGCTATAAAATTGCGTAATCTTTTTATATTGCTCTGGGTTATGCCATTCTTTACGAACGTTACAGATATAAGGGTAGTAGGTGTTTACAAATCCTTGTGCATCGGTATCGAAAAATTGCCCCGACACTTTTTCTTCACATAAATCCAATTCACGGCACAAAATTATTTGTTCATAAAAAGTAAAAATTTGCTCCAATTCACCATTTAACTTATCTTCATTAATCTGCTTTAATATTTCTCTTTCGTATCGTGCTGATAAGTCTTCGGCTCTTAAAGCGGGATCTTGTAACGTTTCATTAAGTTGTTCAGAGCGTTTGGCCATAGATTCGGTGATTTTTAATCTAGCCTCTACATGCATTTTATTATAAAGATACCGATCTGCAAAAGCCATCGAACACACAACACCCCGCAGATTTATATTCTAAGTATTCATAAATAACAAACGAATCACCTATCAGCACTGACAACACCGCCACCGAAGTTTCAGCTACCTGCAGATGTATTTATTGACCAGTCGTTTAATACAAACAGGGAGGATAACTAGATGAGGATATTAAGTTGTAATAAAAAATAATAAGAACCTGACCATCTGCGTTTTATCCTAGTAACCATTGAGCTAATACATGGAAAATTAATAATACAGGTAACAGGTTTAATATCAGTGACATAATAATGATTCATTATTAAAAAAAGTCTAAGATTTACTGCAACTCTGTGATTTGAAGGTAGCCCTGAAGCTAAAACCACCCCATAACTAAACCAAATTGTATGCCCGCAAGAGCAAATAAACCCGCCAATACATCATCAATCATGATGCCAAAGCCGCCGTGAACATGTTTATCTAAGTAGCTAATAGGCCAAGGTTTTAATATATCAAAAAATCGGAATAGCATAAAACCAACCAGCACTGTTTGCCAGCTCAGGGGTACTGCAAGCATAGTGATTAACATGCCTGCGACTTCATCCCAAACGATAGAGGAGTCGTCATGCACACCCATGTCTTCTGCGGTTTTTCCACAGATCCAGATGCCAAACACACACACTAGTATTGTGACAATCAAATAAACGGAAAAACTAGAGAAATGAGATAACAGCACAACTAAGGGCAAAGCAGCTAACGTACCGAATGTACCTGGCATTTTTGCAGCTAAACCGCTACCAAATCCAAACGCCAAAAAGTGAACAGGATTAAGTAAGCTCACTCGGCTGCGTATTTGTTTATCCATTGCAGTGCCTCTCTTTGGTTGAGGTAACTAGAAGTGTTCGTAACCTTTGGCGCTATATTCATAAGGTTTGTCAGCTTGACGTAACTGTAACTTACCTGCAGAGCCGTTTAGTTGACCAATATAGGTCGCATGCACATTAGCATTGGCTAAGGTTGTCTCTAAATGGCCTTTTTGTTCTTCACTCACCGTGAATAATAACTCGTAATCATCCCCAGCACTTAAGGCATAACTGATCGCTTGAGAATAAGTCACAGATTCTTTTAGGGCTGGAGACAATGGCAATTTATCAACATGTATTGTGGCACCACACTGAGACGCATTTAGAATGTGTTTAATATCAGCGATCAAACCATCGGATATATCGATACAAGCACTGGCAATACGCCTAAGGCTGTTACCAACCAATAACCTTGGGGTGGGATAATTCAAGCGATTCAGCAAAAACGCTTGATTAAGCGGATTGCTCACTACACACTTTTTTTGCGCTATATGCAAACCTAATCCTGCATCACCCAATGTACCAGTGACATAAAGCGAATCACCTGGTTTAGCCTTACTTCTTGTCAGAGCTTGGTCAAAGGGCACAAATCCTTGCGCCGTGATGGTTATAGCTAGAGGTCCCTTAACAGTATCACCGCCAATCAATTGCACCGAGTAATATTTAGAGTGTTGTTGCAAACCATTTGAAAAAGCTTCAAGCCAAGTTTCATCAACCTCAGGCATACTCAAAGATAAACTAATCCAAGCGGGTTCTGCACCCATGGCGGCCAAATCGCTTAAATTTACGGCCATGGCTTTTTGCGCTATCGCGTGGGCAGGCGTGTCTGGTAAGAAATGCACGCCACTAATCAAGGTATCGGTGGTAGTGACTAAGGCTTGACCTTGAGGGATATGAGTGACAGCACCATCATCACCAATGCCAATTATCACGTCTTTACGCTGAATACTTTTTGCTTTGAAAAAGTCTTCAATCACATTAAATTCTTTCACAGTTACTACTTTTATTTAAATCAGTGAGAGAAAGTTGTCCGCAACCTATTTGCTAGGGTTAGGACAACTCATCTTTACGCAGGGTCTTTATCGCTTTGTCCAACACACCATTAATAAATTTATGGCTTTCTTCTGCACCAAAAGATTTAGCTAACTCGATGGCTTCATTGATAACAACTTTATAAGGGACATCAATTCTAGCAACAAGCTCGTAAGTAGCAATTCTAAGAATCGCTTTTTCTACGGGATCTAGCTCCTCAGGCAGGCGCCCAAGGTAAGGTTTCATTTTTTTGTCTATTTCTGCACAGTCTTTTACAACGGCTCGCAATAATTCCAAAAAATACTCAGTATCCACTTTTTTCATATCGTTACTGGTGACGATACTAAGCTCTATTTGTTCGACAGGATTTTTGCTCATTTGCCAAGAATAAACCGCTTGTACTGCAAATTCTCTGGCTAGACGGCGGGCTTTAGGTTTCAACTATTTAGCCTCTTCAATATTAGCTAATACATTAACCATTTCTAGTGCACTAATAGCAGCTTCTGCGCCTTTGTTACCAGCTTTAGTGCCAGAACGTTCGATAGCTTGTTCAATACTATCAGTAGTGATTACGCCAAAAGAAACAGGAATACCATGATCGTAAGAGACTTGCGCTAAACCTTTATTACATTCGCCAGCGACAAACTCAAAGTGAGGTGTTCCACCACGTATAACTGCACCAAGGGCAATAATGGCATCATATTTGTTTTGTTCGGCAAGTTTTTTCGCTGCGATGGGTAGTTCGTAAGCACCTGGCACACGCACTAAAGTAATATCTTGTTCGTTTACTTCACCATGTCGTTCAAGGGCATCTAGAGCACCATCGACAAGGCTTTCAACAACAAAACCGTTGAAACGTGAAACCACTAGAGCAAACTTTTTGCCTGTTGCGCGAATGTTCCCTCAAATAATATTCATTTTTAACCTTTCTGGGAAATCCGGGGCGCCTTTAGCACATCGTAAATGGGAATTTGTGGAATTTTAATTTTTAAATTTTCGATGTATCCACCACTTCTAATCCATAGCCTGACAAGGCATGGTTTTTTTGGGTTGGCTCATCAAACGCATTTTTTAAACACATAAGCTGGCTAATATTTGACTACCTACACCGACCGGTCTAGATGAGCCAGTCCATGGGGCATTAGCGGTTTTCTCGCCATTATCTTCTGCTTCAAATTGTTTGACCTGGGTCAGTAAATCTTCATCTTTACCTAGCAGCACTAAAACACCACCATTATCAGCAATATATTTAATGGCTTGTGGCAACCCCATACTTCGTGAAATAGCCCGTTGAGAACCTAATAAATCACTAAAACTATTCAGCAAATGCACTCTCACCAAAGTAGGCACATCACTATTAATCTCACCTTTGCACATAGCAAAGTGTACTTGGTTATCAATCACATCTTTATAAGTAACTAAATCAAATTCACCGTACTCTGTGGGAAGTTTACACTTAGCAACCTGCTGAATAGTGGTTTCATTCAAATTTCTATATTCGATTAAATCAGCGATAGTACCAATTTTCATGTCATGTTTGGCTGCGAAGACTTCCAACTCTGGACGCCTGGCCATACTGCCGTCTTCGTTGAGTATTTCAACTATTACAGAAGCAGGCTCACAACCTGCGAGACGAGCCAAGTCTATACCTGCTTCAGTATGTCCTGCACGGTTTAGCACCCCCCCCTCTTTACCAATTAATGGGAAAATATGTCCCGGTTGCACAATGTTGCTAGGGTTTGCATCTTTTGCTACTGCCGCCAATACAGTTTTGGCCCGGTCTGACGCTGAAATTCCTGTCGTAACACACTTCTGCCGCTTCAATAGAGACAGTGAAGTTGGTTGAAAATTGAGCGCTATTGTCATCTACCATCAAGGGTAAGTTGAGCGCTTGGCAGCGCTCAGCAGTCATGGGTAAACACACCAAACCCCGAGCATGAGTCACCATGAAATTAATAGCTTCGGGTGTAACATATTCGGCAGCCATAATAAGGTCGCCTTCGTTTTCCCTATCTTCATCATCCATTAAGATAACCATTTTACCTTGACGGATATCTTCAATTATCTCTTCACTGCTATTTAATGGCATAGTTTATTGTCTTCTTTTTAATTTTATTGAGGGCATCGTTTTTACCCTTGGGACAAGCACCTTTCGGTGACCTTATTTACTTCAAATAGCCGTTTTCTGCTAAAAACGCCATACTGATATCTTTTTTACCATCTTGACTTGAGGGCTCTGCCGCTTTGTCACCTAACATTAACCTTTCAATGTAACGGGCGATTACATCCACTTCTAAATTAACCTTAGTACCTAATTTATATAGTCCGATAATAGTTTCTTTCAAGCTATGAGGAATTAATGTCAGTAAAAATTTAGCACCATTTACTTGATTCACAGTTAGGCTCACACCATCCAACGTGCTCGAGCCTTTTCAGCCAAATATTTTGCTAGTTGAACGGGTGCTTTAATCCAAATCTCCACATAACGGCCAACAGGTGCAATAGATAATATCTCACCTACACCGTCCACATGGCCACTCACATAATGCCCACAAACAACTGTTAGCTTGCAATGCTTTCTCAAGGTTAACCTTACTACCTGCCTGATAGCTGGCAAAACCAGTACGTTTAATGGTCTTATGTGATATGTCAGCGCTAAATCCACTTTTCGACATAGCGACTACCGTTAAACAAACTCCATTATTAGCAATACTATCACCTAAAGAGACATAACTCATATCCAACTTGTCGGTTTTAATTGACAACCTTATGTCCGTGCCAGAGGGTGTCAAGGCTTCAATAGTATCCACATCCTCTATAATTCCGGTAAACATAATCTCTCAATAAATTTGTTCAACGTTACATTAATGTTTTAATTATTAATCAGCGCAGTCATTTTAATATCACTACCCACTTGCCTAATATCGGTCCAAGTAAGCTCAATTACCTCATCCATTACTTCAATCGGTATGCTGTCAAACAGATTTTGACCAGCACCTCCTATAAGTTTGGGCGCTTGATATAAAATCAATTCATCAATCAGTTTATTTTGTAACAACGCACCGGCGAGTTTGCCTCCCGCTTCAACCCAAATGTTATTTAGTTGCATCTCACCTAACTTGGTCATCACTTTATTTAAGTCTAACTTATTGCCAATAAAAGGCGCTTGCCATTGACTCACATGCTGTTCAAATAAGTGTTCGCTTGGCTGTCCATTAACAAGTAAAACATTGCCAGCAAGATTGTTTTCAAATGATCGCAAACAATTTAAAGAGGCAGGTAACTGATTGCGTCCGTCCAACAAAACCCGCAAAGGTTGTCGCAAGTCTTTTTGTGCTAACACATCATCATTTAAATTAAGCTCAGAATAACGCACATTCAACATCGGGTTATCTGCTATTACTGTACCAGAACCCGATAAAATAGCGCAGCTACGCGCTCGATGTCTTTGTACATCTTGCCTTGCCTGTGGACCGGTAATCCACTGACTTATGCCATTTTTTAAAGCCGTTTTACCATCTAAACTAGCGGCTAACTTAACGGTGACCCAGGGTAGACCTGTTCGCATACGTTTAATAAAACCACGGTTAAGTTGTTCCGCACTTGCTTGCAATAAACCATGTTCGGTTTTTATACCTGCTTCTTGTAGCTTAATTAAACCCTTTCCAGACACCACAGGATTAGGATCAACCATAGCCGCCACGACCCTAGTTACACCGGCCTCTATTAAGGCATCAGCACAAGGTGGAGTCTTACCATAATGACTACAAGGCTCTAGAGTGACGTAAGCAGTAGCACCCTTGGAAAACTCACCAGCTTGTTGCAAAGCGTGCACTTCAGCATGAGGCGCTCCTGCTTTTTTATGCCAGCCTTCGCCTAAAATGACACCTTGCCTGTCGCTGATAACACATCCCACATTAGGATTAGGAGAAGTGGTATATTCACCGCATTTAGCTAATTGAATAGCGCGGGCCATCATTTGATGATCTATTTTAGAAAATTCAGTCACAAGTTACCAATAAATAAAAGAAAAACAGTATAGAAAAACAATTAAAAACAATCACCAGTGCAGACTTTAATCGCCTAGCCGCGCAATCTCTTCACCAAATTCGCGGATATCTTCAAACGAACGATATACGGACGCAAAACGCACATAAGCAATCTTATCTAGTTCTTTCAATGCATCCATAATCAAATTGCCCAGAAATTCACTACTGACTTCGCGCTCACCAGTAGCACGTAACGAAGATTTCAGACGACTGATACACTGCTCGACTTGTTCTGTACTAACAGGGCGCTTTTCTAGGGCACGCTGCAAGCCGGCCCGCAATTTATCTTCGTTAAAAGGTTCACGAGAACCGTCGCGTTTGACTATCCGAGGCATCACTAATTCTGCCACTTCAAAAGTCGTAAAACGTTCTTTACATACCGTACACTCTCTTCTACGTCTCACTTGGCTGCCATCAGCTACCAGACGGGAATCGATGACTTTAGTTTCTTGTACAGAACAAAATGGGCAAAACATAAATGACTCCAAATTTGAGTAGTGAATTTGCTTAAATTAACAAAATTCCACTGCTAGTCATACTATAAGCAATAAAAAGCAATAAAAAAGCCGACTTTCGCCGGCTTCCGTGTGTCAATATAGATATTACTTAGGCGTAAACAGGGAATTGCTCACACAACGCAACCACTTCACCTTTGACACGTTTAATGACAGATTCATCATTAATATTATCCAATACATCACAAATCCAGTTTGCCACCTGTTTTGCTTGTTCTTCTTTAAAACCACGACGAGTAATGGCGGGTGAACCAAGACGTAATCCACTGGTGACGAAAGGTGAACGAGGATCGTTTGGCACTGAGTTTTTATTAACAGTGATGTTGGCGTTGCCAAGGGCAGCATCCGCATCTTTACCTGAGTACTCTTTACCAATTAAATCCAATAAGAATAAATGGTTTTCTGTACCACCAGAAACCACCTTGTGCCCACGCTCTTGTATCACCGCAGCCATAGCTTTGGCATTAAGTACCACTTGCTGTTGATAAACTTTAAACTCAGGCTCTAAGGCTTCTTTAAAAGCCACCGCTTTTGCAGCAATCACATGGCACAAAGGACCGCCTTGGTTGCCAGGAAATACAGAACTATTCAGTTTTTTATAAATTGCTTCGTCACCACAAGCCGATAAAATCAAACCGCCGCGAGGCCCTGCTAGAGTTTTATGGGTAGTCGTGGTCACAACATGGGCATGAGGAAGCGGACTAGGATAGACACCAGCAGCAACCAAGCCTGCAACGTGAGCCATATCTACTAACAAATACGCATCGACTTTATCCGCTATTTCGCGAAATTTCTGCCAATCAACAATGCCTGAATAGGCTGAGAAACCTGCAATTATCATTTTAGGTTTATGCTCAATGGCTAAGGCTTCAACTTGTGCCATATCGATTTCGCCGGTTTCAGGATGTAATCCGTATTGAACAGCGTTATATGTTTTACCCGAGAAATTCACATGTGAACCGTGAGTTAAATGACCACCGTGGGCTAAACTCATACCTAATACTGTATCGCCTGCATTGATTAAAGCCATAAACACAGCAGTGTTGGCTTGTGAACCAGCATGTGGTTGCACGTTGGCGTAATCACAACCAAATAATTGTTTAGCCCGTTCTATGGCTAAATCTTCAGCAATATCTACATATTCACAACCGCCGTAATAACGCTTGTGTGGGTAGCCTTCCGCGTATTTATTGGTTAACTGAGAACCTTGAGCTTCTAATACACGTGGGCTGCAATAGTTTTCAGAAGCGATCAGCTCGATGTGTTGCTCCTGACGTTGGTTTTCATTTTGAATTGCTTGAAACAATTCTGGGTCAAAATCAGCAATATTCATGTCACGTGTTAGCATCACTTTTCCTCAAGATTAGCGGTAATTAAAATTAGGATAAACACCCCCTAAATAAGCAGCGCATAGTTTAGTTATTTTAAATAATTTGTATAGTGGCATTGTGGTATGAGAAACAACCAAAAGTTGTAACGCTTTATGCACAAGGATTTCTCATTTGCTATAGTGCTTCTATCGTTCCCGGAAAGTTCACACCAATTTGCTTGCGGATATTATCCATTACATTTAGCA
Coding sequences:
- the glyA gene encoding serine hydroxymethyltransferase, coding for MLTRDMNIADFDPELFQAIQNENQRQEQHIELIASENYCSPRVLEAQGSQLTNKYAEGYPHKRYYGGCEYVDIAEDLAIERAKQLFGCDYANVQPHAGSQANTAVFMALINAGDTVLGMSLAHGGHLTHGSHVNFSGKTYNAVQYGLHPETGEIDMAQVEALAIEHKPKMIIAGFSAYSGIVDWQKFREIADKVDAYLLVDMAHVAGLVAAGVYPSPLPHAHVVTTTTHKTLAGPRGGLILSACGDEAIYKKLNSSVFPGNQGGPLCHVIAAKAVAFKEALEPEFKVYQQQVVLNAKAMAAVIQERGHKVVSGGTENHLFLLDLIGKEYSGKDADAALGNANITVNKNSVPNDPRSPFVTSGLRLGSPAITRRGFKEEQAKQVANWICDVLDNINDESVIKRVKGEVVALCEQFPVYA